A stretch of the Duncaniella dubosii genome encodes the following:
- the speA gene encoding biosynthetic arginine decarboxylase, producing MRKWRIEDSEELYNIQGWGRKYFSINEKGNVAVTPREGYASVDLREVMDELQVRDITSPVLLRFPDILDNRIEKISNCFAVASKEYDYKAQNYIIYPIKVNQMRPVVEEIVTHGEKFNIGLEAGSKPELHAVLATNIKENALIICNGYKDQTYIELALLAQKMGRRIYIVVEKLNELRIISEVAKRMDIEPNVGIRIKLASSGSGKWETSGGDVSKFGLNSSELLEALDYMERNKMKNSLKLIHFHIGSQITKIRRIKTAIREAAQFYVQLTQMGFDIDFMDIGGGLGVDYDGTRNSVSGSSMNYSIQEYANDAVSTIVDACVKNGIKQPNIINESGRSLTAHHSVLVFEVLETTQLPIWKDSNDIEETDHELAKELYVIWDKLDQQRLLESWHDALQIREEALDLFSLGMLDLRTRAQIEELFWSIAREVGDIASGMKHAPEELRKVAKMVPDKYFCNFSLFQSLTDSWAIDQVFPIIPLSRLDEKPTRTCTLQDITCDSDGKISNFISTHGGVANSLPVHPVKASEPYYLGVFLVGAYQEILGDMHNLFGDTNAVHISVYKDRYEIDRIIDGETVADVLDYVQFNPKKLVRNVEAWVTASMKAGKITPDEGREFLSNYRSGLYGYTYIEKD from the coding sequence ATGAGAAAATGGCGAATTGAAGACAGTGAGGAACTGTATAATATTCAAGGATGGGGACGTAAGTATTTCTCCATAAACGAAAAGGGTAATGTGGCCGTGACACCCCGTGAGGGTTATGCCTCGGTAGATTTGCGTGAGGTGATGGACGAGCTTCAGGTCCGTGACATCACTTCGCCTGTCCTACTGCGTTTCCCCGACATCCTTGACAACCGTATCGAAAAGATTTCAAACTGCTTTGCGGTGGCTTCAAAGGAGTATGACTACAAGGCTCAGAACTATATCATCTATCCTATCAAGGTGAATCAGATGCGTCCGGTAGTCGAGGAGATTGTCACTCACGGTGAGAAATTCAACATCGGCCTTGAAGCCGGCTCGAAGCCCGAGCTCCATGCTGTGCTTGCCACGAATATAAAGGAAAACGCTCTTATAATCTGCAATGGATATAAGGACCAGACATACATAGAGCTTGCACTTCTTGCACAGAAGATGGGACGCCGTATATATATAGTGGTGGAAAAGCTCAATGAACTCCGCATCATTTCCGAGGTGGCGAAGCGCATGGACATAGAGCCTAACGTCGGTATCCGCATCAAGCTTGCTTCGTCAGGTTCGGGCAAGTGGGAGACGAGTGGCGGCGATGTGTCGAAATTCGGTCTCAATTCGTCGGAGCTTCTTGAGGCGCTTGACTATATGGAGCGCAACAAGATGAAAAATAGTCTGAAGCTAATCCATTTCCACATAGGCAGTCAGATTACCAAAATCCGCCGTATAAAGACTGCCATCCGCGAAGCCGCACAGTTCTATGTCCAGCTCACACAGATGGGGTTTGACATAGATTTCATGGATATAGGCGGCGGTCTTGGTGTGGACTATGACGGCACACGCAATTCCGTGTCGGGAAGTTCGATGAACTACAGCATTCAGGAGTATGCCAACGACGCTGTGTCGACCATCGTCGACGCATGTGTCAAAAACGGGATAAAGCAGCCCAACATCATCAACGAGAGCGGACGTTCGCTGACCGCCCATCACTCTGTGCTGGTGTTCGAGGTGCTTGAGACCACGCAGCTCCCGATATGGAAGGATTCGAATGATATTGAAGAGACTGACCATGAACTCGCCAAGGAGCTTTATGTAATCTGGGACAAGCTTGACCAGCAGCGGCTTCTTGAAAGCTGGCACGATGCTCTCCAGATCCGTGAAGAGGCTCTCGACCTGTTCAGCCTCGGTATGCTCGATCTCCGCACACGCGCCCAGATCGAGGAACTCTTCTGGAGCATAGCCCGTGAGGTCGGTGACATAGCCTCAGGCATGAAGCATGCGCCTGAAGAACTGCGTAAGGTGGCCAAGATGGTTCCTGACAAATATTTCTGTAACTTCTCGCTCTTCCAGTCGCTCACTGACTCATGGGCCATCGATCAGGTGTTCCCGATTATTCCTTTGTCGCGTCTCGATGAGAAGCCTACCCGCACATGTACGCTTCAGGACATCACATGCGACAGCGACGGCAAGATTTCCAACTTCATATCGACCCACGGCGGTGTGGCCAACTCGCTCCCGGTCCACCCGGTCAAGGCTTCAGAGCCCTATTACCTTGGAGTGTTCCTCGTCGGTGCTTATCAGGAAATTCTCGGTGACATGCACAACCTCTTCGGCGACACGAATGCAGTGCATATCTCGGTCTACAAGGACCGTTATGAGATCGACCGTATAATAGACGGCGAGACGGTGGCCGATGTGCTCGACTATGTGCAGTTCAACCCCAAGAAGCTTGTGCG
- a CDS encoding ion channel has product MTSEGNDKIRKYLIDILRWIIIILSILLIVFISVDTFTGVNFLESRRYMTFQFWVCVIFMADFFIELTLSANRWGYVRSHFLYFLLSIPYLNLIDILHIHLTPEQLFFVRFIPLARGVMAMTIVVGAISENKLTSFLMSYIVSLASFIYLGSLLFYYCESGVNTAVTDFGLALWWACMNATTLGCDIYPVTVTGKILGCILSVGGIIMFPLFTVYITALIRQYTKTHKFYQQ; this is encoded by the coding sequence ATGACTTCCGAGGGAAACGATAAAATCAGGAAATACCTGATCGACATACTGCGATGGATAATAATCATCCTCTCCATACTACTGATAGTCTTCATATCGGTCGACACCTTCACCGGGGTAAACTTCCTTGAAAGCCGACGCTACATGACATTCCAGTTCTGGGTATGCGTCATCTTCATGGCCGACTTCTTCATCGAGCTTACACTGTCTGCCAACCGCTGGGGCTACGTACGCTCCCACTTCCTCTATTTTCTTCTGTCAATCCCCTATCTCAATCTGATTGATATCCTTCACATCCACCTCACTCCCGAGCAGCTGTTTTTTGTCCGCTTCATCCCCCTTGCGCGTGGGGTCATGGCCATGACGATAGTGGTCGGCGCCATTTCCGAAAACAAGCTGACATCCTTCCTCATGTCCTACATCGTATCGCTCGCCTCCTTCATATATCTCGGCAGCCTACTGTTCTACTATTGCGAAAGCGGTGTCAATACGGCCGTTACCGATTTCGGCCTTGCACTATGGTGGGCCTGCATGAACGCCACGACCCTCGGGTGTGACATCTATCCCGTCACTGTGACCGGCAAGATACTCGGATGTATCCTTTCGGTCGGCGGAATCATCATGTTTCCTCTGTTCACGGTATATATCACGGCACTTATCCGCCAGTACACCAAAACCCACAAATTTTATCAGCAATAA
- a CDS encoding serine O-acetyltransferase, protein MEQTLTNRPGIDRVIGHLCSIDEMRHVCPTRGGEGEPLLSNTEVCRIVELASRLMFPGFFTESYRGQSVMRAVMTLECHELHELLSRQIAAGLCFDRDNCESSVEEIHKRANTDADAFIESLPELRRVLDTDIDATYLGDPAAVSTHEIIACYPGFRATISYRIAHRLQLLEVPIVPRMITELAHSSTGIDIHPGASIGKSFVIDHGTGVVIGATAIIGDNVKIYQGVTLGAKSFVTDDSNNPVKGIPRHPIIGNNVVIYSNSTILGRITIGDDAVIGGNLWVTRDVAPGEKLIQARADNFRSTR, encoded by the coding sequence ATGGAACAGACATTGACCAATCGGCCAGGCATAGACCGGGTGATAGGACACCTGTGCAGCATCGACGAAATGCGCCACGTATGCCCCACCCGCGGAGGTGAAGGAGAGCCACTTCTCTCAAACACCGAGGTATGCCGGATCGTAGAGCTGGCCTCCCGACTCATGTTTCCCGGATTTTTCACCGAAAGCTACCGGGGACAGTCGGTCATGCGTGCTGTCATGACCCTCGAATGTCACGAACTCCATGAACTCCTCTCCCGCCAGATTGCCGCCGGACTCTGTTTCGACCGCGACAACTGCGAATCCTCTGTCGAAGAAATCCACAAGCGCGCCAACACCGATGCCGATGCCTTCATCGAAAGTCTTCCCGAACTCCGCCGTGTGCTCGACACTGATATTGACGCTACCTATCTCGGCGACCCCGCAGCCGTCTCCACCCACGAAATCATAGCCTGCTACCCGGGATTCCGCGCAACCATCAGCTATCGCATCGCCCACCGTCTGCAGCTGCTCGAAGTGCCCATCGTCCCGCGCATGATCACCGAACTTGCACATTCGTCAACCGGTATCGACATCCATCCCGGTGCTTCCATCGGCAAAAGTTTTGTCATCGACCACGGGACGGGAGTCGTCATCGGAGCGACAGCGATCATAGGCGACAATGTGAAGATATATCAGGGAGTCACACTCGGTGCAAAGAGTTTCGTTACAGACGACTCCAACAATCCCGTCAAGGGCATACCCCGCCATCCCATTATCGGCAACAATGTGGTCATCTACTCAAACTCTACCATACTCGGCCGTATCACCATCGGCGACGATGCCGTAATCGGCGGTAACCTGTGGGTGACACGCGATGTAGCGCCGGGCGAAAAACTAATTCAGGCACGAGCCGATAATTTCCGCTCCACGCGCTGA
- a CDS encoding THUMP domain-containing class I SAM-dependent RNA methyltransferase — MEHRFEMVAKTFKGLEEVLADELRELGAVNVEPGRRMVSFEGDLAMLYRANICCRTALCILKPIYKFIAKDADSLYEMVKEYNWSDVLTLEKTFSIDTTTHSSEFTHSRFVTYRVKDAIVDYFKDRFGPDKRPGVRLNDADVMINVHIDGDRVTLSLNSSGESLHKRGWREAQTEAPINEVLAAGIILKSGWRGDCPFVDPMCGSGTFLVEAAMIAANIKPGSYRKGFAFEHWHDYDAELFEKIMDENSERRDLPFKIYGADVSPKAVAIAERNILAAGVDEYVNLRIKSLQQWDAAPADGKPGVLITNPPYGERINSQDMEQLYKLIGNKLKRVFLGYHAWVISSNIDYLTAIGLSPSTKEEMQNGGLDCELREYIIFEGTKSDFRKEGGVLKEAPVNRPDRNRPGRKSDSEWKRDARAKGMGGKEAAPSRRKSNPLEDKYRPKKGGYARNEERRRKFKEETAAQSEAEQLLSRHRNPHALKSLGESPKRPSIPASEGPFMRTRRRWKRPKTTLRLPMATTLTTINK; from the coding sequence ATGGAACATCGTTTTGAAATGGTCGCCAAGACCTTCAAAGGTCTTGAGGAAGTGCTCGCCGACGAACTCCGCGAACTCGGAGCGGTCAATGTCGAGCCCGGACGCCGCATGGTTTCCTTCGAGGGTGACCTCGCAATGCTCTATCGTGCCAACATCTGTTGCCGCACCGCCCTCTGCATCCTTAAACCGATCTACAAGTTCATCGCCAAGGATGCCGATTCACTCTATGAAATGGTCAAGGAGTACAACTGGAGCGATGTGCTCACTCTTGAAAAGACTTTTTCAATCGACACCACAACCCACTCGTCGGAGTTCACACACTCGCGCTTTGTGACCTATCGCGTAAAGGACGCGATTGTCGATTATTTCAAAGACCGTTTCGGTCCTGACAAGCGACCCGGTGTCCGTCTCAACGATGCCGATGTCATGATCAACGTCCACATTGACGGCGACCGTGTCACTCTGTCGCTCAACTCGTCGGGCGAATCGCTCCACAAGCGCGGCTGGCGCGAGGCGCAGACCGAAGCCCCCATCAACGAGGTGCTTGCCGCCGGAATAATCCTCAAGAGCGGATGGCGCGGCGACTGCCCCTTCGTAGATCCCATGTGCGGATCGGGAACTTTCCTTGTCGAAGCAGCCATGATTGCCGCCAACATCAAACCAGGCAGCTACCGCAAGGGATTTGCGTTTGAACACTGGCACGACTACGATGCCGAACTCTTCGAGAAGATAATGGACGAGAATTCCGAGCGCCGCGACCTTCCGTTCAAGATTTACGGCGCAGACGTGTCACCCAAGGCCGTAGCCATCGCCGAGCGCAACATTCTTGCAGCCGGTGTCGACGAATACGTCAATCTCCGCATAAAATCACTCCAGCAGTGGGATGCAGCTCCTGCCGACGGAAAGCCCGGAGTGCTCATCACCAACCCCCCTTACGGCGAGCGCATCAATTCTCAGGACATGGAGCAGCTCTACAAGCTCATCGGCAACAAGCTCAAGCGTGTATTCCTCGGCTACCACGCATGGGTAATCTCATCAAACATCGACTATCTCACCGCCATCGGCCTCAGCCCATCCACAAAGGAAGAGATGCAGAACGGAGGTCTTGACTGCGAACTCCGCGAATACATCATCTTTGAAGGCACCAAGAGCGATTTCCGCAAAGAGGGCGGAGTGCTGAAGGAAGCGCCAGTCAACCGTCCCGACCGCAACCGTCCGGGTCGCAAGAGCGACAGCGAATGGAAACGCGATGCCCGCGCCAAAGGCATGGGCGGAAAGGAAGCTGCTCCTTCGCGCCGCAAGTCAAACCCGCTTGAAGACAAGTATCGTCCAAAGAAAGGCGGATATGCACGCAACGAGGAGCGCCGACGCAAATTCAAGGAAGAGACTGCTGCTCAGAGCGAGGCCGAACAGCTACTCTCGCGTCACCGCAACCCGCATGCGCTCAAATCGCTTGGCGAATCTCCCAAACGCCCCTCGATTCCGGCTTCTGAAGGTCCGTTCATGCGCACACGCCGCCGCTGGAAGCGCCCGAAAACGACGCTCAGACTCCCGATGGCGACAACACTAACAACGATTAATAAATAA
- a CDS encoding NAD(P)-dependent oxidoreductase: MHDADILLTRTRTKCNSALLDASPCTFIGTATIGTDHIDLDYCRSKGIEVANAPGCNAPAVGQYVLAAIARNLKPGETFADKTLGIIGAGNVGSLVGRWARATGMKVLLNDPPKEEQGDDGNCYVSLDEIAEKCDVITIHTPLTTGAKHPTFHLVGKEFLSGLVRRPLLINSARGPVTDTVALKQAYTDGLVSALAIDCWRRTRHRYGIACDGRHSHSTYRGIFRGRKNPRDINGARCPRPASKESLRHGDYSRGAEIKSALRTERARIRKHGCSRL; the protein is encoded by the coding sequence ATGCACGATGCCGACATTCTGCTGACACGAACGCGGACAAAATGCAACTCCGCTCTGCTCGATGCCTCGCCGTGCACATTTATCGGAACGGCAACGATAGGCACAGACCACATCGACCTTGACTATTGCCGTTCGAAAGGAATCGAGGTAGCCAACGCTCCGGGCTGCAACGCTCCGGCTGTCGGACAATATGTCCTTGCCGCCATCGCCCGCAATCTAAAACCCGGCGAGACTTTTGCCGACAAGACTCTTGGCATAATCGGAGCGGGCAACGTCGGCTCGCTTGTCGGCCGCTGGGCGCGTGCAACAGGAATGAAAGTGCTTCTCAACGACCCTCCGAAGGAGGAACAAGGCGATGACGGCAACTGCTATGTATCGCTCGATGAAATAGCGGAAAAGTGTGATGTCATCACGATACATACGCCATTGACCACAGGTGCAAAACATCCGACCTTCCATCTTGTCGGCAAAGAATTCCTCTCCGGCCTCGTGCGCCGGCCATTACTCATAAACAGCGCCCGCGGACCTGTCACCGACACCGTGGCTCTGAAACAGGCATACACCGACGGTCTTGTCTCGGCACTTGCAATCGACTGCTGGAGGAGAACCCGACATCGATATGGAATTGCTTGCGATGGCCGGCATAGCCACTCCACATATCGCGGGATATTCCGAGGAAGGAAAAATCCGCGCGACATCAATGGTGCTCGATGCCCTCGCCCTGCATCTAAAGAATCACTACGACATGGAGATTACTCCCGAGGAGCTGAAATCAAGTCTGCCCTTCGCACAGAGCGTGCCCGAATTCGTAAACACGGATGCTCTCGGCTATGA
- a CDS encoding response regulator transcription factor, translated as MGSRILLVEDEADLSLIVADTLIGQGYDVVTAIDGLDGLRKFRAQGADIVVADVMMPVMDGFSMAKEIRKLSPGVPLLFLTAKSTVEDVEKGFEIGADDYLKKPFELRELIVRIKALLRRYGHNGSADIKYTIGAYTFNITAQTLTFEGVETELSYFEAKILQHLAVNIGKTVDASELMIAVWQRDDQSNRNSLHGYIHKLRRALRHDPALSIVNQRGFGYMLTVRQ; from the coding sequence ATGGGTAGCAGAATCCTTTTGGTGGAAGATGAGGCAGACCTGTCGCTGATTGTTGCTGATACGCTGATCGGTCAGGGTTACGATGTGGTCACGGCCATTGACGGTCTCGACGGTTTGCGGAAGTTCAGGGCTCAAGGGGCTGACATCGTTGTGGCCGATGTGATGATGCCGGTCATGGACGGTTTTTCAATGGCAAAGGAGATAAGAAAGCTGTCGCCGGGAGTGCCATTGCTGTTCCTGACGGCTAAAAGCACTGTTGAAGATGTGGAAAAAGGCTTTGAGATAGGCGCTGACGACTACCTCAAAAAGCCTTTTGAACTGAGAGAGCTGATTGTAAGGATAAAAGCCTTGCTACGCCGTTATGGACACAACGGCAGCGCGGATATAAAATACACTATCGGGGCATATACATTCAATATCACTGCGCAGACGCTTACGTTTGAGGGTGTGGAGACGGAATTGTCATATTTTGAGGCGAAGATACTTCAGCATCTTGCCGTGAATATCGGCAAGACTGTCGATGCGTCAGAACTGATGATAGCTGTCTGGCAGCGTGACGACCAGAGCAACCGTAATTCGCTCCACGGCTACATACACAAGCTTCGTCGAGCCCTTCGCCATGACCCGGCTTTGTCGATAGTGAATCAACGCGGTTTCGGCTACATGCTTACCGTCAGACAGTGA
- a CDS encoding sensor histidine kinase: protein MVNEIGYGAHQTIDPVYKLRIADMDSLFRLSLRRKGINLEVASVLSVDSDNKLVAGDARLRSAAGLDSITVCYNLLSGESYVAYFSPPDKYIFDRMKGIVLSTAAIILLIAMAFMYLFHTVSRLRTIEEMKDDFVSNMTHELKTPIAIAYSANDALLNYDTGNDPSKRENYLKIANRQLKRLGELVENILSMSMERRKTMKLKPETIRLGPFTEEIAAAQRMRGGKQIEIEVEADGDVCVEADRTHLTNVLNNLIDNAIKYSGESVRIVVGLDSKGISVSDNGIGIPQKSLPYIFNKFYRVPHGNRQDVRGYGIGLYYVKSILDKMGWSIDVKSKTGEGSVFTIKFGKNG from the coding sequence ATGGTGAATGAAATCGGTTATGGAGCACATCAGACCATTGACCCGGTCTATAAACTTCGTATCGCTGACATGGACAGTCTGTTTCGTCTGTCGCTCAGACGGAAAGGCATAAATCTTGAAGTTGCCTCGGTGCTGAGTGTTGATTCTGACAATAAGCTGGTGGCCGGTGATGCACGTCTCCGTTCGGCAGCAGGGCTTGACAGTATCACTGTCTGCTACAATCTGCTTTCCGGCGAAAGCTATGTGGCATATTTTTCTCCCCCCGACAAATATATATTCGATCGCATGAAGGGGATAGTGCTTTCCACCGCAGCTATTATATTGCTTATAGCAATGGCGTTTATGTATCTGTTTCACACCGTCTCGCGGTTGCGCACCATCGAGGAGATGAAAGATGATTTTGTCAGCAATATGACACATGAGCTTAAGACTCCGATAGCCATAGCCTATTCAGCAAACGATGCCTTGCTCAACTATGACACCGGCAATGACCCGTCGAAAAGAGAAAACTATCTGAAAATAGCCAACAGGCAATTGAAGCGTCTCGGAGAATTGGTGGAGAACATTCTGTCGATGAGCATGGAGCGTCGCAAGACCATGAAGCTCAAACCGGAGACCATAAGACTCGGGCCGTTCACCGAGGAAATAGCGGCAGCACAGCGGATGAGAGGCGGAAAACAGATTGAGATTGAAGTCGAGGCCGACGGAGATGTCTGTGTGGAAGCTGACAGGACTCATCTGACAAACGTGTTGAACAATCTGATTGACAATGCAATCAAATATTCGGGTGAAAGTGTCAGGATTGTTGTCGGACTGGATTCCAAAGGTATTTCAGTGTCAGACAACGGCATCGGCATCCCGCAGAAGTCATTGCCATATATATTCAACAAGTTTTATCGGGTGCCTCACGGCAACCGTCAGGATGTGAGGGGCTATGGAATCGGTCTCTATTATGTCAAAAGCATTCTTGACAAAATGGGCTGGAGCATTGATGTAAAGAGCAAGACGGGCGAAGGCTCTGTATTCACAATTAAATTCGGTAAAAATGGGTAG
- a CDS encoding outer membrane beta-barrel protein yields MKKITLFLTLISSLHAAGQSGIQDSIPAQELNEVIVRGERPQIKGHDGVLTVDLPAIVREKPVTNVLEALSYLPGVVDNNGSIGLSGATSVTIILNGELTNMPVQNLYQLLYSTPVDRLKNVEIMYAAPAKYHVSGAVINIVLKTPRPLDGLTGQLQAGYTQTRYPSYNTGAATTYALKDWTFDVNWTLSRNKTYSRQETYSNHLVNGQRTMIEDDMRQTGYNLSNLIYASIAYKPFRITYNGQITSDSHNNSLSTGTFGRYINRYSYLSPTGYHNISLRYTSTFGLTAGADYTSYSEDREQKLTKDATTLVRAFNRQTIERYHTYIDMEHQSGRWQINYGLEYQHSDDHSRQSYILPSQEGFNDVLKEDVADAYIGLQASFDSGLSFSASAKGEYFHNDLQHNWNFIPQLGVTYYKTPKSIFQLNFTSQRIYPQYWELHGATSYINEYSSISGNPSLQPYMNYAAQLSYILNQKYSATLYMLHADKYSVQLPYQMPDKLQLLFQTVNFDFSRTVGLQFNAPFDIKDVFNTTAVVNISHKQEKATHFHDIGFDNRRWSFYGALSNTLKPSPGSPLSFSADATYITGQIQGPGKFNPLWRIDAGMKWRFGKQRSCEINLKFNDIFNTWKPKLTIDNAGQDYKLTAHDIARNLRLSFIWKFNGFRPKDLTVDTSRFGTGQ; encoded by the coding sequence ATGAAAAAAATAACATTGTTCCTTACGCTGATTTCAAGCCTCCACGCAGCCGGACAGTCAGGAATACAAGACTCAATTCCCGCTCAAGAGCTTAACGAAGTAATAGTCAGGGGCGAACGGCCTCAGATCAAAGGTCATGACGGAGTGCTGACAGTAGATCTTCCGGCCATAGTCAGAGAAAAGCCGGTGACAAATGTCCTTGAGGCATTAAGCTATCTTCCCGGAGTTGTCGACAACAACGGCAGCATCGGACTCAGCGGTGCGACAAGTGTCACAATCATTCTTAACGGTGAACTGACGAACATGCCAGTGCAGAATTTATATCAACTGCTATATTCAACCCCCGTTGACCGACTGAAGAATGTAGAGATAATGTATGCAGCCCCGGCAAAATACCATGTAAGCGGGGCGGTCATCAACATTGTCCTCAAGACCCCGCGCCCGCTCGACGGACTGACCGGACAGCTACAGGCAGGTTATACACAGACCCGCTATCCCTCATACAACACAGGCGCAGCCACGACATACGCATTGAAAGACTGGACTTTCGATGTCAACTGGACACTTTCGCGAAACAAGACTTATAGCCGGCAGGAAACGTACTCCAACCATCTTGTCAACGGCCAGCGGACCATGATTGAAGACGATATGCGCCAGACAGGCTACAATCTGTCAAATCTCATATATGCCTCAATAGCCTACAAGCCTTTCAGAATCACATATAACGGACAGATTACATCCGACTCGCACAACAATAGCCTGTCGACAGGAACATTCGGCCGTTACATCAACCGTTATTCTTACCTTTCGCCGACAGGCTATCACAATATCTCCCTGCGCTACACCTCTACTTTCGGTCTCACGGCAGGAGCGGACTACACTTCATATAGCGAAGACAGGGAACAGAAACTGACGAAAGACGCAACTACCCTTGTCCGGGCCTTTAACCGCCAGACCATAGAACGCTACCACACCTATATAGATATGGAACACCAGTCGGGCCGATGGCAGATAAACTACGGTCTTGAATATCAGCATTCCGACGATCATAGCCGTCAAAGCTACATACTTCCGTCCCAAGAGGGTTTTAATGATGTCCTTAAAGAAGATGTAGCTGACGCATATATCGGTCTGCAGGCTTCATTCGACAGCGGGCTTTCATTCAGTGCCTCGGCAAAAGGTGAATATTTCCATAATGACTTGCAGCATAACTGGAACTTCATCCCTCAGCTTGGCGTGACCTACTACAAAACACCCAAAAGCATATTTCAGCTGAATTTTACGTCCCAGCGGATTTATCCGCAATACTGGGAACTTCACGGAGCTACATCCTATATAAATGAGTATTCGTCCATTTCAGGAAATCCGTCATTGCAACCTTACATGAATTATGCCGCCCAGCTCAGCTATATACTGAATCAGAAATACAGCGCCACGCTCTATATGCTGCATGCAGACAAATACTCTGTCCAGCTCCCCTACCAGATGCCCGACAAACTTCAGCTATTATTTCAGACTGTAAACTTCGATTTTTCACGCACTGTCGGCCTTCAATTCAACGCACCTTTCGACATAAAGGATGTGTTCAACACCACGGCGGTTGTCAACATATCCCACAAACAGGAAAAAGCCACCCATTTCCATGATATAGGCTTCGACAACCGGAGATGGTCATTTTACGGAGCGCTTAGCAACACCCTTAAACCATCTCCCGGAAGTCCGCTTTCATTTTCAGCCGACGCAACATATATCACCGGCCAGATTCAAGGACCGGGCAAATTCAATCCGTTATGGAGGATTGACGCAGGGATGAAATGGCGGTTCGGAAAGCAACGGAGCTGCGAAATAAATCTGAAATTCAATGACATCTTCAATACATGGAAACCAAAACTGACCATCGACAATGCAGGACAGGACTATAAGCTGACCGCTCACGACATAGCAAGAAATCTGAGGCTGTCGTTTATCTGGAAATTCAACGGCTTCAGGCCAAAAGACCTGACAGTGGATACCTCGCGTTTCGGAACGGGCCAATGA
- a CDS encoding DMT family transporter: MKRSSNFIPHLFASISVIVWGVTFVSTKVLIGQGLTPLQIFVYRFALAYVCMLPLMRRLWANSLKDEICLALGGLSGGSLYFLTENTALGITFASNVSLLICTAPIFTIILDRIIWKTPLRKSLLVGSLIALVGVAVVIINGNLEFKISPLGDFLTIVAAILWAIYSIIVRKLSRTYDTFFISRKVFFYGVVSVLPLFIASTSPAELSLLGRSAVWSNIMFLGIMASMLCYMMWNVSVKALGADKASNYIYVNPLVTIIASAIFLGEPLTVFTFIGAAAIIGGVFIAERCG, translated from the coding sequence ATGAAACGCAGCAGCAACTTCATTCCACATCTCTTTGCTTCAATCTCGGTTATAGTGTGGGGAGTCACATTTGTCTCTACCAAAGTCCTGATCGGACAAGGGCTTACACCGCTACAGATATTCGTCTACCGCTTCGCCCTTGCCTATGTGTGCATGCTGCCGCTCATGCGCCGTCTGTGGGCCAATAGCCTTAAAGACGAAATCTGTCTTGCTCTCGGAGGTCTGTCTGGAGGATCGCTCTACTTCCTCACCGAAAACACGGCGCTCGGCATAACATTCGCCTCCAACGTATCGCTCCTCATCTGCACCGCCCCTATCTTCACCATCATCCTCGACCGTATCATCTGGAAGACACCTTTGCGCAAAAGCCTGCTCGTCGGGTCGCTGATTGCGCTCGTCGGAGTCGCCGTCGTGATAATCAACGGAAACTTGGAGTTTAAAATCAGTCCTCTCGGCGACTTTCTGACCATCGTCGCGGCGATACTATGGGCTATCTACAGTATCATTGTGAGAAAACTCAGCCGCACATACGACACATTCTTCATCTCGCGCAAGGTGTTTTTCTATGGAGTGGTCTCCGTGCTGCCACTTTTCATCGCATCCACCTCTCCGGCGGAACTATCACTGCTCGGCCGAAGCGCCGTGTGGTCCAACATTATGTTTCTCGGCATCATGGCCTCGATGCTCTGCTACATGATGTGGAACGTCTCGGTCAAAGCCCTCGGCGCGGACAAGGCATCAAACTATATCTATGTCAACCCGCTTGTGACAATAATCGCCTCCGCAATCTTCCTCGGCGAACCGCTGACAGTCTTCACCTTCATAGGCGCGGCCGCCATCATCGGCGGAGTCTTCATAGCCGAACGCTGCGGATGA